The following coding sequences lie in one Lolium perenne isolate Kyuss_39 chromosome 2, Kyuss_2.0, whole genome shotgun sequence genomic window:
- the LOC127334345 gene encoding SWI/SNF complex component SNF12 homolog: protein MATGGNPNPGQPRPQQPPPGGSPATPHTHMRPPSMAAAHYQGLFHSPPSHNPAFQIHMGASSTPQTPLMAAAAAAASAKRPPQKPPTRPPAPTSAAAAASVAAAYKAANSGSVDLTPAARRNKKRKLPEKQLPDRVAALLPESALYTQLLEFEARVDAALARKKVDIQEALKTPPSLQRTLRIYVFNTFANQARTIPPPKAAEPPTWSLKIIGRVLEDGAELDPAGVVPKHNPMYPKFSSFFKRVTIGLDPSLYPENSMITWENARSAAPQEGFEVKRKGDKEFLANIRLEMNYNPEKFKLSQPLMEVLGVEVDTRARVIAALWQYIKAKKLQNPSDPSYFMCDPQLKKVFGEEKMRFAMLSQKISQHLAPPPPINFEHKIKLSGNGANSSACYDILVDVPFPLQKEMTAFLANTEKHKDIEACDEVISASIKKIHEHRRRRAFFLGFSQSPVEFINALIASQSKDLKLVAGEANRNIERERRADFYNQPWVEDAVIRYLNRKPPGGNDGPGAGGS from the exons ATGGCCACCGGCGGCAACCCCAACCCCGGCCAGCCACGCCCGCAGCAGCCGCCTCCGGGGGGCTCTCCGGCGACCCCGCACACCCACATGCGCCCCccatccatggccgccgcccactACCAGGGCCTCTTCCACTCCCCGCCTAGCCACAACCCCGCTTTCCAGATTCACATGGGCGCGTCCTCCACCCCTCAGACCCCTCTaatggcggcggcggccgccgccgcctcggccaAGCGCCCCCCGCAGAAGCCCCCTACGCGTCCCCCGGCgcccacctccgccgccgccgcagcgtcCGTGGCTGCCGCTTACAAGGCCGCCAACTCCGGCAGCGTCGACCTCACCCCCGCCGCGCGCCGCAACAAGAAGCGCAAGCTCCCGGAGAAGCAGCTCCCCGACCGCGTCGCGGCGCTGTTGCCGGAGTCCGCGCTCTACACGCAGCTCCTCGAGTTCGAGGCGCGCGTGGACGCAGCGCTCGCCCGCAAGAAGGTGGACATCCAGGAGGCGCTCAAGACGCCGCCGTCCCTCCAGCGCACGCTCCGCATCTACGTCTTCAACACCTTCGCCAACCAGGCGCGTACCATCCCGCCGCCCAAGGCCGCCGAGCCGCCCACCTGGTCGCTCAAGATCATCGGCCGCGTGCTTGAGGACGGCGCAGAGCTGGACCCAGCCGGTGTTGTACCCAAGCACAACCCGATGTATCCCAAATTCTCCTCCTTCTTCAAGAGGGTGACCATTGGGCTGGACCCATCGCTCTATCCGGAGAACTCGATGATCACTTGGGAGAATGCGCGGTCTGCTGCGCCGCAGGAAGGGTTCGAGGTGAAGCGGAAAGGGGACAAGGAGTTCCTCGCGAATATACGGCTGGAGATGAACTACAACCCCGAGAAGTTCAAGCTGTCGCAGCCACTGATGGAGGTGCTTGGGGTTGAGGTGGACACTCGGGCGAGGGTCATCGCTGCCCTTTGGCAGTACATCAAGGCAAAGAAGCTGCAGAATCCGAGTGATCCTTCCTACTTCATGTGCGACCCTCAGTTGAAGAAGGTATTTGGGGAGGAGAAGATGAGGTTCGCGATGCTGTCGCAGAAGATATCGCAGCATCTTGCACCTCCACCGCCCATCAATTTTGAGCATAAGATCAAGCTATCGGGGAATGGAGCAAACTCTAGTGCTTGCTATGATATATTGGTAGATGTTCCTTTCCCGCTGCAGAAGGAGATGACAGCATTCCTTGCCAATACCGAGAAGCACAAGGACATCGAGGCATGTGATGAGGTGATATCTGCTTCTATCAAGAAGATCCATGAGCATCGTAGGAGGAGGGCATTCTTTCTTGGGTTCAGCCAGTCCCCTGTGGAGTTCATCAATGCGTTGATAGCATCCCAGAGTAAAGATTTGAAGCTTGTTGCTGGTGAAGCGAATAGGAATATTGAACGGGAAAGACGTGCAGACTTTTACAACCAACCATG GGTTGAGGATGCTGTTATAAGATATTTGAACCGTAAACCGCCTGGCGGCAATGATGGCCCAGGTGCGGGTGGTTCTTGA
- the LOC127334344 gene encoding transcription factor BHLH156, whose product MEHHHQQLLHLSPHQEHLMLSPGFFDVVVDPLHFHDHGDVFVEPLAAAAAGVVDDSAWMEDLMQLGDELFGGTGDNDVVVDDMVGDEQAWRQEGDGGSPDDQACSYDDVISPEGSGEQGAGCEPSRDDSDLSGTRKRRDRSKTIVSERKRRFRMKEKLYELRALVPNITKMDKASIIADAVEYVKNLQSHARKLKEDVAALEARPGLPGRRQQQQQQKDRPVAGRRQGQHGRSGDKDDEGSSSRGGGGGGARVTHVGAVQVGEGRFFVTVECEQRDGGVAAPLCAAVESMDCFRVESSNIGCESDRVVSTLTLKVSEARDDVVISERTVKLWVMAALLNEGFRPEATAEIC is encoded by the exons ATGGAGCACCACCACCAGCAGCTGCTGCATTTGTCGCCACACCAAGAGCACCTCATGCTCAGCCCCGGGTTCTTCGACGTCGTCGTTGACCCGCTGCATTTCCACGACCACGGCGATGTTTTCGTGGAGCCcctggccgcggcggcggcgggcgtggtGGATGATAGCGCCTGGATGGAGGACCTGATGCAGCTCGGCGACGAGCTGTTCGGCGGCACCGGGGACAACGATGTCGTCGTGGACGACATGGTTGGCGATGAGCAGGCGTGGCGGCAAGAAGGCGACGGCGGGTCGCCGGACGACCAGGCGTGCAGCTACGACGACGTGATCAGCCCCGAAGGTTCCGGGGAGCAAGGCGCGGGCTGCGAGCCCAGCCGCGACGACAGCGACCTGTCggggacgaggaagaggagggacCGGTCCAAGACGATCGTGTCGGAGCGGAAGAGGAGGTTCCGGATGAAGGAGAAGCTCTACGAGCTCAGGGCCCTCGTTCCCAACATCACAAAG ATGGACAAGGCTTCCATCATCGCCGACGCGGTGGAGTACGTCAAGAACCTGCAGTCGCACGCCAGGAAGCTCAAGGAGGACGTTGCCGCGCTCGAGGCGCGGCCGGGATTGCCcgggcggcggcagcagcagcagcagcagaaggACCGCCCCGTCGCCGGACGCCGCCAGGGGCAGCACGGCCGCAGCGGCGACAAGGACGACGAGGGGAGCAGctcgagaggaggaggaggcggcggcgcgagggTGACGCACGTTGGCGCGGTCCAGGTCGGCGAGGGGCGGTTCTTCGTGACGGTGGAGTGCGAGCAGCGGGACGGTGGCGTGGCGGCGCCGCTGTGCGCGGCCGTGGAGTCCATGGACTGCTTCCGGGTGGAGAGCTCCAACATCGGCTGCGAGTCGGACCGCGTCGTGTCAACTCTCACGCTCAAG GTCAGTGAAGCAAGAGATGACGTGGTGATCAGCGAGCGGACGGTGAAGCTGTGGGTGATGGCGGCTCTTCTCAACGAAGGCTTCCGACCCGAAGCGACGGCGGAGATCTGCTAG